The Pedobacter roseus genome contains a region encoding:
- a CDS encoding SusC/RagA family TonB-linked outer membrane protein: protein MKKVLRKTCLRYFLTVLALCLCFYYAGAQTLIKGKVVDASNQPLPGVTITNTSLKDKSKTISNSNGEFSIAGEKGNKLEITMVGYTNQQVIVQNPEKVSITLSESNNKLDEVVVVGYGTQKKINLSGSVSTVTGKTLTERPVPNVQNLLQGRVSGLDVVQSTGEPGRDGASFRLRGFGSTGASPNPLVLIDGVIGTMSNLSPQDIESVTVLKDASSASIYGARAANGVILVTTKKGKAGTNVIEYNGSYGLSYATKYPDLITNSVTYMEMYNQAKARSGQPAQYTQAQIDAYKNNPNSEQYPNFDWLDYILGKGPIQNHNLGFSGGTDKSTYNLSLNYLDQDAITKGYKYNRYNALLDYTNRVHKRVKVGTNINFSYEDFKAPWLTNEGLLLLAYASAPTFKPFLPDGSGRIADKDYTTSGGTNRTVEEVYNTGGQFTKNYNVNAQAYVDVDLLKGLKWTTKAAITFFNQDYRQRQFGTPSFAYQPNASGVYEQVGNGNPTFVGLQQSSARNITKTLYSTFNYNTTFANAHNLSALAGYEQQDNRSTSIGGNRYDFPNNTIMELDGSSPINQSLSGNSFEWGLQSLFGRVNYDYKGKYLLEGNIRYDGTSRVDPRYRWGTFGGGSAAWKISEESFIKDNVSWIDNLKLRASYGVLGNQEIVTEGNPNYYPYQDVLSLTSYPFSTLNSGVQLLGINTKNLRWEKTAIADFGLDFDLFKGLFGATLSWYNKNTTDILARRADVPASMGVTAPVVNAGAMTNKGIEIELRHQNRIGEFTYGANFIFHSYRNKVTKVLAETLGTFEVGQPYNNFFVYDWIGVFQSQAEIDASPKQPNSGVLKPGDLKIRDVSGNGTVGPEDRIRISRFPDYTYSFNLNAGYKGFNLSAFFQGVQGQKVQVDGWGYEPFRQGSPPPSKFLNAWSPTNPSNTIPAVYLTGYQGVSGYTSTYFIQDASYLRLKNLYLSYTLPEAISKKIASQGITVYVSGDNLITWTKYEGNDPERAGSGAFAQFPQLRIYTAGLKVKF, encoded by the coding sequence ATGAAAAAGGTATTGAGAAAAACGTGCTTACGTTATTTTTTAACAGTACTGGCACTTTGTTTATGCTTTTATTATGCTGGAGCACAAACCTTGATTAAAGGTAAGGTGGTCGACGCTTCCAATCAACCACTGCCTGGCGTAACCATCACCAATACGAGCTTGAAAGACAAGAGCAAAACCATTTCTAACAGCAACGGCGAATTTAGCATCGCTGGAGAAAAAGGCAATAAACTTGAAATTACCATGGTGGGTTATACCAACCAACAGGTTATTGTTCAAAACCCGGAAAAAGTAAGTATTACCCTAAGCGAAAGCAACAACAAGCTCGATGAAGTGGTTGTGGTGGGTTATGGTACACAAAAGAAAATCAACCTATCGGGTTCTGTTTCAACTGTAACAGGCAAAACACTTACTGAGCGGCCTGTACCCAATGTTCAAAATTTATTGCAGGGCCGTGTAAGCGGACTGGACGTTGTACAATCCACCGGTGAACCTGGCAGAGATGGTGCCAGCTTTAGGCTGCGTGGTTTTGGCTCTACTGGTGCTTCACCAAATCCTTTAGTATTAATAGATGGTGTAATCGGTACGATGAGTAATTTATCACCACAGGATATTGAAAGTGTAACCGTACTAAAAGATGCATCATCGGCATCAATATACGGTGCAAGGGCTGCAAACGGCGTAATATTGGTGACCACTAAAAAAGGTAAAGCAGGCACCAATGTAATAGAATACAATGGCAGCTACGGCCTTAGTTATGCCACTAAATATCCTGACCTGATTACCAACTCGGTAACCTACATGGAAATGTACAATCAGGCAAAAGCAAGAAGCGGTCAGCCTGCACAATATACACAGGCACAGATTGATGCTTATAAAAATAACCCTAACAGCGAGCAATACCCGAATTTCGACTGGTTAGATTACATTTTGGGCAAAGGCCCCATCCAAAACCACAATTTAGGTTTTTCGGGCGGTACAGATAAAAGCACCTATAATTTATCATTAAATTATCTCGATCAGGATGCCATAACCAAAGGTTACAAATACAACCGGTACAATGCCCTGTTAGATTATACCAACCGGGTACATAAAAGGGTAAAAGTGGGTACCAACATCAATTTTTCTTACGAAGATTTTAAAGCCCCATGGCTTACCAATGAGGGGCTCCTATTATTGGCCTACGCCTCGGCACCTACATTTAAACCTTTTTTACCTGATGGCAGCGGAAGAATTGCCGATAAAGACTATACTACAAGTGGCGGAACCAACAGAACTGTGGAAGAAGTATACAATACAGGTGGTCAGTTTACCAAAAACTATAATGTTAATGCCCAGGCTTATGTTGATGTAGACCTTTTAAAAGGTTTAAAATGGACCACAAAAGCGGCTATAACTTTTTTCAATCAGGATTACAGGCAGCGCCAGTTTGGCACACCGTCTTTTGCTTACCAGCCAAATGCGAGCGGGGTTTACGAACAAGTTGGAAATGGTAACCCCACTTTTGTTGGTTTACAGCAAAGCTCTGCCAGAAACATCACCAAAACACTTTACAGTACATTTAATTACAACACCACATTTGCCAATGCACATAATTTAAGCGCATTAGCCGGCTACGAACAACAGGATAACCGCAGCACCAGCATTGGGGGCAACCGCTACGATTTTCCGAACAATACCATTATGGAGCTGGATGGAAGTTCTCCCATTAATCAAAGTTTGAGTGGCAATTCGTTCGAATGGGGTTTGCAATCCTTATTTGGCAGGGTTAATTACGATTATAAAGGGAAATACCTTTTAGAAGGAAATATCAGGTATGATGGTACCTCAAGAGTAGATCCAAGATACCGCTGGGGCACTTTTGGTGGCGGATCGGCTGCCTGGAAAATATCTGAAGAAAGTTTCATCAAAGATAACGTTTCATGGATAGATAACTTAAAATTAAGGGCATCTTATGGTGTATTGGGTAATCAGGAAATAGTTACCGAAGGAAACCCTAACTATTACCCTTACCAGGACGTACTTTCACTAACAAGCTATCCATTTTCAACTTTAAATTCTGGAGTACAACTTCTCGGTATAAACACAAAAAACTTACGCTGGGAAAAAACTGCCATTGCCGATTTCGGTTTGGATTTCGACCTGTTTAAAGGTTTGTTCGGTGCAACCCTAAGCTGGTATAACAAAAACACCACCGATATATTGGCCCGCCGTGCAGATGTACCTGCAAGCATGGGCGTAACCGCACCCGTTGTTAATGCTGGCGCCATGACAAATAAGGGGATTGAAATAGAATTGAGACACCAAAACCGAATCGGTGAGTTCACCTACGGTGCAAATTTTATATTTCACAGCTATAGAAACAAGGTAACCAAAGTATTGGCCGAAACACTCGGTACTTTTGAGGTGGGGCAACCATACAATAATTTCTTTGTTTACGATTGGATCGGGGTCTTCCAAAGTCAGGCAGAAATAGATGCTTCTCCAAAACAACCTAATTCTGGCGTATTAAAACCAGGCGATCTAAAAATAAGAGATGTGAGCGGCAATGGTACGGTAGGTCCCGAAGATCGGATCCGCATCAGCAGATTTCCCGATTACACCTATTCCTTCAACTTAAATGCAGGTTATAAAGGCTTTAATTTAAGTGCATTTTTCCAGGGCGTACAAGGTCAAAAAGTACAGGTAGATGGCTGGGGATACGAACCCTTCAGGCAGGGCTCTCCTCCTCCATCTAAATTTTTAAATGCATGGTCGCCAACCAACCCCAGTAATACCATCCCTGCAGTATACCTTACAGGTTATCAGGGGGTATCAGGTTATACATCAACGTATTTTATTCAGGATGCCTCTTATTTACGTTTAAAAAACCTTTACCTTTCTTATACCCTTCCGGAAGCAATCTCTAAAAAAATAGCCTCGCAGGGCATTACGGTGTATGTATCGGGAGATAATTTAATTACCTGGACAAAATACGAAGGCAATGATCCGGAAAGAGCCGGTTCTGGCGCTTTCGCTCAATTCCCTCAGCTAAGGATATATACAGCAGGTTTAAAGGTTAAATTTTAA
- a CDS encoding AraC family transcriptional regulator, whose product MKPIFAKILDGKANDIYGLKVVDAPYFSTEFHFHEECQLTYTLESEGRRMIGDSIENFGSDELILVGSNLPHVWHNSIQYFSGVDQQSHARSVSVFIHPDKILDLFKEPDNIQRIKNFFQLAKRGMKFGDAIKNQLKELMLKVVSEGEEVGRLIGLLEILNLLCSTKDYEFLTSPGYTNNYQLKDNDRMDKILKYVFDNFNQEILLSAAAEMTNMNKQAFCRYFKNRTQKTFVSFVNEVRIGHACKLMAQSDQQISELAYACGFNNLSNFNKFFKLAKGITPKEYKRMLVVD is encoded by the coding sequence ATGAAACCCATTTTTGCAAAAATATTAGATGGCAAGGCAAATGATATCTACGGCTTAAAAGTTGTTGATGCACCTTATTTTTCTACAGAGTTTCATTTTCATGAAGAATGTCAGCTTACCTATACGCTAGAAAGTGAAGGGCGGCGTATGATTGGCGATAGTATCGAAAATTTCGGTTCTGATGAACTCATTTTGGTGGGATCTAATTTACCCCACGTATGGCATAATAGTATCCAATACTTTAGTGGTGTTGATCAGCAGTCGCATGCCCGATCCGTTTCGGTTTTTATACATCCCGATAAAATCCTTGATCTTTTTAAGGAACCCGATAACATCCAGCGGATCAAAAACTTTTTTCAACTGGCCAAAAGGGGGATGAAATTTGGCGACGCCATTAAAAATCAATTAAAAGAGCTGATGTTAAAAGTAGTGTCAGAGGGAGAAGAAGTTGGGCGCCTGATAGGCCTGCTCGAAATTTTGAACCTGCTCTGTTCCACCAAGGATTATGAATTTTTAACCAGTCCGGGTTATACCAATAATTACCAATTGAAGGATAATGACAGGATGGATAAAATTTTAAAATATGTTTTCGACAACTTTAATCAGGAGATTTTGCTCAGTGCCGCCGCCGAAATGACGAACATGAATAAACAGGCTTTTTGCCGCTATTTTAAAAACCGCACACAAAAAACGTTTGTCAGTTTTGTAAATGAGGTAAGAATTGGTCATGCCTGTAAATTAATGGCACAAAGCGATCAGCAGATCAGTGAACTGGCTTACGCTTGTGGTTTTAACAACCTTTCTAACTTTAATAAGTTTTTTAAACTGGCTAAAGGTATTACGCCGAAGGAGTATAAGAGGATGTTGGTGGTGGATTAG
- a CDS encoding enolase C-terminal domain-like protein yields MIDNIHIQDKRFELATGAGSDAIHKDPQYSYAVTQLTENGKTGTGLAFTLGAGNDLVCHAAKFYADTLKGIEIEELMANFGNTFKTLSNEQQFRWLGPHKGVVHLGLASVTNACFDLWAKKRNVPLWKLLIDLSPEEIVNTLDLSYLEDVLTREEAIEMLQSQADSKKSRTGILETGYPGYDTSVGWFNYDDEKVRENCKKAIDNGFTAMKLKVGSTDPKRDIRRANIVREVAGETSKVMLDANQQWTLPQAISICNELKQMNPYWVEEPTHPDDVLAHQTLAKAIAPVKLALGEHVPNRIIFKNYLQTGCTSFAQVDAVRVGGVSEFITISLMCKKFGVPVVPHVGDMGQLHQHLVLFNHIAMGHEALFLEHIPHLKQHFVNPIKIENGVYITPQEAGSSCDLK; encoded by the coding sequence ATGATTGATAACATACATATACAGGATAAAAGGTTCGAACTTGCCACGGGTGCCGGAAGCGATGCGATACATAAGGACCCGCAATATTCTTACGCAGTTACACAACTAACAGAAAATGGTAAAACCGGTACCGGCCTTGCCTTCACCCTCGGTGCGGGCAACGACCTGGTTTGCCATGCTGCAAAATTTTATGCTGATACTTTAAAAGGGATTGAAATAGAAGAACTGATGGCTAATTTCGGCAACACGTTTAAAACCTTATCAAACGAACAGCAATTCAGGTGGTTAGGTCCACATAAAGGCGTGGTACATTTGGGTTTAGCCTCTGTAACCAATGCCTGCTTCGATCTTTGGGCGAAGAAACGGAATGTCCCACTTTGGAAATTACTGATTGATTTAAGTCCTGAAGAAATAGTAAATACCCTCGATTTATCCTACTTGGAAGATGTGCTCACCAGAGAAGAAGCCATCGAAATGCTGCAAAGTCAGGCAGATTCGAAAAAATCGAGGACAGGGATTTTGGAAACGGGTTATCCGGGTTACGATACTTCTGTAGGCTGGTTTAATTACGATGACGAAAAGGTACGCGAAAACTGCAAAAAAGCAATTGATAACGGTTTTACCGCGATGAAACTAAAAGTGGGTTCAACCGATCCAAAACGCGATATCCGAAGGGCAAACATTGTAAGAGAAGTTGCAGGAGAAACCTCAAAAGTAATGCTCGATGCCAACCAACAATGGACTTTGCCACAGGCCATTTCCATCTGTAATGAGCTAAAACAGATGAACCCCTACTGGGTTGAAGAACCCACCCACCCCGATGATGTTTTGGCACACCAAACCCTGGCAAAAGCCATTGCTCCTGTAAAACTGGCTTTGGGTGAACACGTGCCCAACCGCATTATTTTTAAAAATTATTTACAAACCGGCTGCACCAGTTTTGCCCAGGTAGATGCCGTACGGGTGGGTGGTGTAAGTGAATTTATTACCATCAGTTTAATGTGCAAAAAATTTGGCGTTCCGGTAGTGCCACATGTTGGTGATATGGGCCAGCTTCACCAGCACCTTGTATTGTTTAACCACATTGCCATGGGGCACGAAGCCCTGTTTTTAGAACACATCCCACACTTAAAACAACATTTTGTTAACCCCATTAAAATTGAAAACGGTGTGTACATCACGCCACAAGAAGCAGGAAGTAGTTGCGACTTAAAATAA
- the pruA gene encoding L-glutamate gamma-semialdehyde dehydrogenase codes for MLKGFFNVPTPVNEPILNYGPGSKERALLKEALAEARAHQQDIPMYIGGKQVHTTKKGKVVPPHDHQHILAQFSIGDKTHITQAIDAALAAKQDWENLAWEHRAAIFLKAADLIAGKYRYKLNAATMLGQSKNAYQAEIDAACELIDFLRFNVSYMVDIYKQQPPVSPRGSWNRVEQRPLEGFVFALTPFNFTAIAANLPASAAMMGNVVVWKPADTQVYAANLLMEIFREAGVPDGVINLVYADGPETGEVIFNHPDFAGIHFTGSTKVFQEIWKTIGTNIHKYKSYPRIVGETGGKDFILIHPSAQTKVASTAIVRGAFEYQGQKCSAASRVYIAESLWPEIKEQMLADLATFKMGGTEDFSNFINAVIDERSFDKLAKYIDQAKKDKGVEIIAGGNYDKSKGYFIEPTILVVDDPKYTTMSEELFGPVLTVYVYADKDFDQVLELIDNTSPYALTGALIAQDRYAIEKASHALRNSAGNFYINDKCTGAVVGQQPFGGARGSGTNDKAGSMINLLRWVSPRTIKEVFESPTDYRYPFLAED; via the coding sequence ATGCTTAAAGGATTTTTTAACGTACCCACTCCGGTAAACGAACCTATATTAAATTATGGCCCAGGCAGTAAAGAACGTGCACTTTTAAAAGAAGCACTTGCCGAGGCACGCGCTCATCAACAGGATATTCCGATGTATATTGGCGGCAAACAAGTTCATACCACTAAAAAAGGTAAAGTTGTTCCTCCACATGATCACCAACATATTTTAGCTCAATTTAGCATTGGCGATAAAACACACATTACACAAGCCATAGATGCAGCTTTAGCGGCAAAACAAGACTGGGAAAACCTGGCCTGGGAACACCGCGCTGCTATTTTCTTAAAAGCTGCCGATCTGATTGCTGGTAAATACCGTTATAAATTAAACGCCGCGACCATGCTGGGTCAGAGCAAAAATGCTTACCAGGCCGAAATTGATGCGGCTTGCGAGCTGATAGATTTCTTACGTTTTAACGTAAGTTATATGGTAGATATTTACAAACAACAACCTCCTGTTTCGCCACGCGGAAGCTGGAACCGTGTAGAACAACGCCCTTTAGAAGGTTTTGTTTTCGCGCTTACCCCTTTCAACTTTACTGCAATTGCAGCTAATTTACCAGCATCTGCAGCCATGATGGGTAACGTTGTGGTTTGGAAACCAGCTGATACACAAGTGTATGCTGCCAACCTTTTAATGGAAATTTTCCGCGAAGCGGGTGTACCTGATGGTGTAATCAATCTGGTATATGCAGATGGTCCTGAAACTGGTGAAGTTATTTTTAACCACCCTGATTTTGCAGGTATCCACTTTACAGGTTCTACCAAAGTATTCCAGGAAATCTGGAAAACCATCGGAACCAATATTCACAAATACAAATCATATCCACGTATTGTGGGCGAAACCGGTGGTAAAGATTTTATCCTGATTCACCCATCTGCACAAACAAAAGTAGCTAGTACAGCTATTGTACGTGGTGCATTCGAATACCAGGGACAAAAATGTTCTGCTGCCAGCCGTGTGTACATTGCAGAAAGCCTTTGGCCAGAAATTAAAGAACAAATGTTAGCCGATCTTGCAACCTTTAAAATGGGTGGAACGGAAGATTTCAGCAACTTCATCAATGCGGTTATTGATGAGCGTTCTTTTGATAAATTAGCAAAATACATCGATCAGGCTAAAAAAGATAAAGGTGTAGAAATCATCGCTGGTGGTAACTACGATAAATCTAAAGGTTACTTCATCGAACCAACTATTTTAGTGGTTGATGATCCGAAATATACCACCATGAGCGAAGAGTTGTTCGGTCCTGTTTTAACCGTTTATGTTTACGCCGATAAGGATTTCGACCAGGTTTTAGAATTGATTGATAACACTTCGCCTTATGCTTTAACCGGTGCTTTAATTGCTCAGGACAGGTATGCGATTGAAAAAGCCAGCCATGCTTTGCGTAACTCAGCAGGTAACTTTTACATCAACGATAAATGTACTGGTGCCGTTGTAGGTCAGCAGCCATTTGGTGGTGCAAGAGGTTCGGGTACTAACGATAAAGCAGGATCGATGATCAATTTATTGCGTTGGGTTTCTCCACGCACCATTAAAGAGGTTTTCGAATCACCAACTGATTACCGTTACCCATTCTTAGCAGAAGATTAA
- a CDS encoding sulfatase family protein, which produces MNHKFLLSLFIFLASFNFYASAQKKPNVIIIYADDLGYGDLSCYGATKIKTPNIDALAKQGLRFTNGHCTASTCTPSRYSLMTGRYAWRKKGTGVLPGDAALIVPTDNSSLPSIFQQAGYKTGLVGKWHLGLGTAVEKDWNKEVKPGPKEVGFDYSFIFPATADRVPTVFMENQLVVGLDTNDPITVDYKNPVGTDPTGKDHPELLKMPAELNHGHNMTIVNGIGRIGYMQGGKLARWTDEELPFTFLTKAKNFIEDHKEQPFFLYYALTEPHVPRLPANMFKGKSELGYRGDVILQLDWAVGEITKQLKYLGLDKNTMIIFSSDNGPVIMDGYEDQGAEKLNGHTPAGPLRGGKYSILEGGTREPFIISWPAKIKPGVSDALVSQIDFLASFASFFNIESKNAIDSKNVWNAFTGKDQKGRDFFIEQSGQLAIVKDHWKYIRPSKGEPYYKLTHTDTGNLPTAQLYNLSDDIGEKNNLALKYPEKIKELEALLSAEEAKTK; this is translated from the coding sequence ATGAACCACAAATTTTTACTCTCCTTATTTATTTTTTTGGCAAGCTTTAACTTTTATGCATCTGCACAAAAGAAACCAAATGTAATTATTATTTACGCGGATGATTTGGGCTATGGCGACCTTAGCTGCTATGGTGCAACAAAAATTAAAACGCCAAATATTGATGCCTTAGCCAAACAGGGTTTAAGGTTTACCAATGGACATTGCACAGCTTCTACCTGTACGCCTTCGCGTTATTCGTTAATGACAGGCCGATATGCCTGGCGCAAAAAAGGAACTGGCGTTTTACCCGGCGATGCGGCATTGATTGTCCCAACGGATAACAGTTCGCTCCCGTCAATTTTTCAGCAGGCTGGCTATAAAACCGGTTTGGTTGGTAAATGGCATTTAGGTTTGGGCACTGCGGTAGAAAAAGACTGGAATAAAGAAGTAAAACCTGGTCCAAAGGAAGTAGGTTTCGATTATTCGTTTATTTTTCCGGCCACTGCCGATAGGGTACCAACCGTTTTTATGGAAAATCAGCTGGTGGTAGGTTTAGATACAAATGATCCGATCACGGTGGATTATAAAAATCCGGTGGGTACCGATCCAACCGGTAAAGATCATCCTGAACTGTTAAAAATGCCTGCGGAATTGAATCACGGTCATAACATGACGATTGTAAACGGCATTGGCCGGATTGGTTACATGCAAGGTGGCAAACTCGCCCGCTGGACAGATGAGGAACTGCCTTTTACCTTTTTAACCAAAGCCAAAAACTTTATCGAAGACCATAAAGAGCAGCCATTTTTTCTGTACTATGCCTTAACTGAACCACACGTACCACGCTTACCAGCCAACATGTTTAAAGGTAAAAGCGAACTCGGCTACCGGGGAGATGTAATTTTACAACTCGATTGGGCCGTTGGCGAAATCACTAAACAACTGAAATACCTTGGTCTGGATAAAAACACGATGATTATTTTTAGCAGTGATAACGGTCCGGTGATTATGGATGGCTATGAAGATCAGGGCGCTGAAAAATTGAACGGACATACACCTGCAGGCCCGTTACGCGGTGGAAAATACAGCATTTTAGAAGGTGGTACCCGCGAACCTTTTATCATTTCGTGGCCGGCGAAAATAAAACCCGGCGTTTCTGATGCGCTGGTATCGCAGATTGATTTCCTTGCCTCCTTTGCCAGTTTCTTCAACATCGAAAGTAAAAATGCAATTGACAGTAAAAATGTATGGAATGCCTTTACCGGAAAAGACCAAAAGGGACGTGATTTTTTTATCGAACAGAGCGGTCAACTGGCCATAGTTAAAGACCACTGGAAATACATCAGGCCATCAAAAGGAGAGCCTTACTACAAACTTACCCATACCGATACCGGAAACCTGCCTACTGCACAATTGTATAATTTAAGCGATGATATTGGCGAAAAGAATAACCTTGCTTTAAAATATCCTGAAAAAATAAAAGAACTGGAAGCTTTGTTGAGTGCAGAGGAAGCGAAGACGAAATAA
- a CDS encoding SDR family NAD(P)-dependent oxidoreductase yields MLENKFVVLTGGGDGIGWECAKAYIKAGATVCIIDKNPLSEEKQNELINTKNLVLTCNLTDEVQVSNAFNAIIKKYGRIDAIHNNAAVAHPSKTLDQTSNTEWDLLMDVNLKSILYTTRYGIAHLKKSQGCILNTSSMVGSIGQDNHAVYVATKGAINALTKAMALDYAPFKIRVNAVSPAAINTPTLQAWSEEQPNQNEIETYLNKLQPLGNMPAGDVIADACVFLLSNAARFITGTVLPVSGGAELGYRTLI; encoded by the coding sequence ATGCTCGAAAATAAATTTGTCGTACTCACTGGCGGTGGCGACGGTATAGGCTGGGAATGTGCAAAGGCTTATATAAAAGCAGGTGCCACCGTATGCATCATCGATAAAAATCCCTTATCGGAAGAAAAACAAAATGAACTCATCAACACCAAAAATCTGGTTTTAACCTGCAATTTAACCGACGAAGTACAAGTATCAAATGCATTTAATGCCATTATTAAAAAATATGGCCGTATAGATGCCATCCACAATAATGCCGCTGTTGCCCATCCATCAAAAACATTAGATCAGACCAGCAATACGGAATGGGATTTACTCATGGATGTGAATTTAAAAAGCATCTTATATACCACCCGTTACGGGATAGCACATTTAAAAAAATCGCAGGGCTGTATTTTAAATACGAGTTCGATGGTAGGCAGCATCGGGCAGGATAACCATGCGGTATATGTGGCTACTAAAGGTGCAATAAATGCGCTTACTAAAGCCATGGCTTTAGATTATGCCCCGTTTAAGATCAGGGTAAACGCAGTATCACCCGCAGCAATTAATACACCTACACTGCAGGCCTGGAGCGAGGAACAACCCAACCAGAACGAAATCGAAACCTACCTGAATAAATTACAGCCTTTGGGCAATATGCCGGCCGGAGATGTGATTGCCGACGCCTGCGTTTTTCTTTTAAGCAATGCAGCACGCTTTATTACCGGAACAGTTTTACCCGTAAGCGGCGGTGCAGAACTGGGCTACAGAACTTTGATATAA